The region AAGGTTAGGCTGTGCTGAGTCACTCACAGCATTATCCAGGGCGACCCCGTGGGACCCCCATCTTACAGGTTGGGAAACAGGTGAAACCACTTATCCAGGGTCACATGACAAAGGGGGCGAACTCAAAAGGTTTGGTCGCAGGGAGTCCGGGCGCAGGGGGGCAGTGCCATTGGTGGGAGAGCGCAGCTCTGAAACCAGGCCCCTGCTGTTTTGGGTCCTGAGTCTCCCAGCTtgtcagctgtgtgaccctgggcaagtgacttagCTTCTCTGTGTCTCACAGGCTTTCTGATAGGAATTAGGATCAACAGAAGCCTTGGAAGAGGAGCATCACTACGTGTTAGGCACGATTACTTCCAGTCTTCCGTGTGAGCTCTTGTGGGGCTGCCCACCACGTTTTCCTGCCCTCCAGCCTCTGCACATGCTGTCCCCTTACCTGGGCCTGctacccttccccccacttctCTATATACCTTTCCCTCACTTCCCAGGCTGGGTCAAGGCCCTGTGATGGAACTGTCTGGTGACTCAGTCGTCTCCCTGACTGGCCTCCACCCCCAACCGTTAAGTCCCTTGAGTGGGTCTTCGCCACTGCTCTGTCCTCAGTACCCGCCATGGGGCCCGGCACAGAGCAGATGCTCAACTGGTATTTATTGACTATGTAGAGCAATGGAGGTTGCAGTCAACCCTCCCTCCACAAGGAATACAGGTCTCTAAATTGTAAACCCAACCTCAGTGTTAGACCTCAACACCCAGAAAGGCAAGAAACCAGGGTAGCAAAACAGATCATATTGCCCAGCTGCAAGAGGTGGGTGGCTCTGGGCAGGGACAGGGCTGCCCAGTGCTTGGGGGGAAGAAGGGGGCCCTCTTCTGAATGGGCTCCTGGACCTCAAGCCCCAGGGAGCTGGGTGCTGCATGCAGCCCGGCGCCCTCCTGCCCCCGCCACACGTGCTttgggagaggagctggagagtGAGGAATGTGTGTGGAGGGCGGAGGCGGGGCGTGGGGGACGGAGGAAGGTTCCAGACACTGGGGATGATCACAAAAGCTCCCGCCCGCTGGCTGTTTTGTTGACTTTGGACAGGCCTTCCTGGAACCCAGAATCGGTCATTCTGGAGGCAAACAGCAAAGAGGTGGTCCAGGAGTTGAGGGGCACGAGGCCCCACCTGCCCGGCGCCCATCAAATCCAGCCCTAGAGCTgcttgcccacctcccctcccccccccacgcccccccactccccccccagaaccctggCCCTGCCCACTCTGCCTCCAGAGCCGCcgcactccccctcccccacccacccctgtggGCCAGGGCGGCCGGGTGGGGGGTGGCTCACATTTGCTCCATCTGCATGTCCTCCTCATCCTCCTGGGGCAGCTGTAGGTAAGGGTTGTTGCCTGCCGGCTGGAACTTGTAGCCAGTGAGCACAAAGAAGGCCAGGGTGGAGCCCTCCACCAAGAGCTGGGGGGCAAGGGGAGATGGGAGTGTCAGGcatagccccccccccccgcccagccacTGTCTGGCCCACCCTcctgtcccccccgccccccccccgccgtggtCTCGGTCTTCACCTGGTACAGCCATTGCCACTGGAAGGGCATGGCCACCCGCAGCAGGATGGCGATGATGCGCGTGAAGTAGACGTAACAGATGACCTGCCAGGACACAGGGAGACGGCCGAGTGTTGGGGCTCAGAGTGATGGCAGGAGGGATCAGACTGGGTCCGCCAACGGGCTGGTTGTAACCGCCCCcccagcaaaaaacaaaaacaaaacacccccagGTACTTCCCTGAGTGAGAACAGGGCTCTTACCATGACGTAGTAATGCTGAAACAGCTTCAGCTTGGCCAGGTTCACTGCCACTGAAAGGCGTGCACAGACgatggaggggaaggggagaggtaTGGAGGAGGGACGTTCTGGGCGGTGTCCAAGGGGCGGGAAGTCTGGAGGGGCCCGTTCAGAGGACAGGTAGGAGGGGCAGCCGGTAGGGAGGGAAGGGACATCCAGGGATCAGAAAGAGGGGCCTGGAAGCGGGACAGGGGCGGGGGGCACAGCAGGTCCTGGGACCAGGGCCTCACCCTTTCCATCCGTGCCAGATGCGTCCTGGAGATGCCGGATGGACCTGGAACGGGAGAGGGGACCCGGGCGGCGGTCAGCACAGCCTCCTGCCCCGTCTgcaaggggcagggggtgggggcgggagccTCACCAGACCACAGGGAAGAGAATAGCGCCGCAGCAGATGAGATCCACCAGGAAAAGGATCTCTTTCCAGAACACGTAGTCACTGGCACCTTCCTCACGGGACTCGAGGACGATGTAGGCCACGTTGGCCAGGAcctgcggggcggggggaggggcggtgtgGCGTGGGTAGGTGTGCCCCAAGGGGGCACGTGTGCCTGCCCACCCGGGGCCCCAGGTGTACCTGCAGTGGAATCACGATCCCAAAGATCTTCTTCTCCTTGTCTGACAGGATGTATTTGATGAAGGCCCAGCCAGAGCCGATCAAGGCGATGGTGATGAAGAGGAGAGCGCCCTTCAGCCTGGGGACGGCGTGGGTGGTGAGGGGGGGTGGCGCCCggccctccccagcctgcctgcccccccacctgccccagagAAGGGCACTCACAGGTGTGTGATGTAGTGCATGACAGCGAGGCCTTCGATGGGGTGGCCCTGGCTGTTGATGAAGTAGTAGTTGATCTGgaggtggatggatagatggacagtcagacagacagacggacgtGTGGGTGGACGGTGGTACAAGCGGGAGGGCGGTGGTGGTCCAGGAACATGGACAGTCACTGTGGGCATGGTGGCCACAAAGTTGACAGAACTGACAGTTATGACCAGGATGGCAGGTGGACCCAGAAATGGGCAGTTGTGGCCGTGACAGAGGAGGGGACCATCAGTCAGCGGGAGAGTCAGAGCTGGGCCAACCGACAGTCAGACTGAAGGGCAGAGGGTCACAGATGGACAAGACAAGCAGACAGCTGAGTTGGGTGGGCAGTTGGGGGCCATGGTGATAAAAATGGCTGGATATGTGGACAGTTGGGACACATGAACTCCCAAGCCCAGGGTCTGCAAAGATTTGGGGAGTGGGCTCCACGGGCTTCTTCCTGGACCCAGAaaccccagccccgcccccttcTGCTCCTGGCCCAAGGCTCTCACACTGTGGAAAAGGAGGGAGATGCTCTTGGTGAAAGCCAGGACTGCCATGAGCCAGTGGATCTTGAAGACGTTGTACCTGGCAGGGGGGTCAGGgacagaagggggtggggggcatcggtcaggggcagggatgggagaGCGATGacgaggggaggtggggggacccCCCCCAGGGGCCAGGGCATTACATGTTCTTGCAGAGGACGGACACCCAGAAGATGCCAGCAGCCAGGAAGCAGGCAGACATGACCATGTACAGCTTGAAGAGGGGGATTTCCGCCGCTGACAGGAAGCCCTCGGGGTTCttctcccggatcatgacctggggACGGGGCAGGGTGGGCGGTGGGGATTTCATGCCAGGTCTGGACGTGCAGAGCTGTGAGGGTGCACCTCGCCCCCCCACTCTCAAGctccccttctctgtgcctcagtcttccCACCTCCCAGATGGGCACATCGGCTTTCGTTCCACAGCACAAGCCCAGGGAGGATGTGGTGTAGCTGGCCCGCCTCTGCTCACCGTGATGTCGAACGGCTGCTCCTGGCCTGGCTTTGAGTTGTAGCAGTTGTGGAAGTTGAGGCTGTATTGGCCTTCCTCGGCCCGAGAGCCGATCACCACGTGGAACTGGGTGGTGGGGGCACAGAGGGGGAGACGGGGGGGGGCCTCAGCCTGGGGGGTCCCCACtctgggggggaggtggggccgCGGGCACTCACAGATACTCACACTGAAGTTGTAGGAATTGTTGAGATGCCCAAGACCCAGGACCAGTTCCTTGTCCTTCCCACTGAGGCCCTGATGGGACAGAGTGCCTGCTTCAGCTGGCCCCAGGCCTGCGTCTCCATATGCCCCTCGGCCCGAAGAGGAACagaccttcctccctcctgccctggcttCCTCGAACCTGCTGTTCCCCCTGAAACACTGTGGGTTTTGACTTGGCCTCGTCAAGCGCAGTGGTGGTCCCTATAGGGGGCAAGTGAATGAGTTTAGGGGTGGATGGGCAGGACAACAGAAAactgggcgggggggtggggggagcagccGCGCCGTccaccctccctgctcacacagcCAGCCTGACTCACCACTGTTCACTTTAGGGGTGACTGTGAGCTCTGGCTTCGGGGGCCCTGGTGCAGAGGGCACTTCAGGGAGGAGCCCGGGAGAGATGAACAGCTTCTTCTGTTCCCCATACTTCCGCACCTGGAccctggggtgagggtgggggcttCAGGGGTGAGGCCAGGAGGCTGAAGGCTTGGGTCACGCACACAACGTGTGCAGAGGAACTCAATGGTCCCTTGGGCCCTCAGGATCTCCTTTTTGAGGGCCGGTGTCAGGCTGAGTCAGTGATCACACAGTTCCAGCACCGGCCACCAGCCATCAAGACGGCTGCCCCATCTGGGCGCTGCCTGCACCAGTGACTGTCACTTCCCCTGACACTGGCTTACTCATTCCACTTAAGTGCATTATTTAACATGAAAATGTATCTACAGACAGGCTACCCAGTATTGCTGGACTCTGgttcttgggcctcagtttcctcctttagAATAGAGATGGTATCAGTATAAAGAGTCGATGAATTAACACCTGTAAAAGCTCGCAGGATGCTCCCCGCCACATAGGAAGCGTTCAACAAGTACGAACGGCGGCTATCAATTCTCACAACACTCCTCTGTGTCTGTGAATTCTGCCCTGAGACCCCAACACTCCCTAggcccccctccccttgctccctcCTTCCCATAGTCACAAGGCTGGAaggcaaaattaaaaagcaagtgGTTTTCCTCCTAAGAGCATAAGGTTCTTTCCAGCTGGCTTCTCATTCCACCTGATAGCTTGCTTATGGGGGTATCACACCTAGGAAAAGATGAATGACAGAGGTCCTCAGGTCCATCAACTTACCGCAGATCCTTGGTGTTGATGAGGAAGAGAACCAGGAGATTGCTACTATTTTTCCAGAGAGGACAGTCGTGGGGGTCCTGGGtctggggagtgggtgggagggcgCCTTGGTTACCGCCTCCCACTAGCCTGGccccaccctgcctcctccccatctACCTTGCAAGGGAGGGTCACTTCTTGCTCCCCTCCCTGTGAAAAAATGGGGGGGGgtctcctccccccctcccccacctcctcctccactcaCTGAGTAGGATGGAATGCTGCCAGATCGAGCCCGAGTCAGACTGAACCCCACCTggcaagtggaaagaaaaggggaagaaatgagGAATTGCATAGGGACCTCCCCAAGCCACCTCTCTTAGTAGCAAGAGAAATGTGACCTAAAATTGACTGAACCCTTATTGTGTGCTAAGTCCCACATTCACTCATGGAATTCCAACAACCtgtcctgcccctgctccctcaTACTCTTAACTCCTGACCATCCCATGCAGCTTAACTTCGATGTCACTTTTCCGGGGcggaggcggggggtgggggacacccTCGCTGGTCCTCTGGACCTAGCCCACCCTGTTTTCACTCAATTAAAATGTTGatgtaataaatacaaataaacagaTAGATAAAATGTTGAGGGCTTCCTGCCTTGAGCTGTGGAATCCAGCACATGTGGACTTGCTTGCATCTAGGCACTGTGACTCTGAGCAAGCCACATACCTCTGAGCTTGTGTCAACACCTGTGAAGCTGGGTTTACAGGTGTAACGTTTTCACAGCATCCCTGAGAGGTGGCTATGAGAGAACAGACCCATGGAAACTGCTCTGCCAGGTACCTGGGACTCAGTGGGCATTAAAAAAATGCTAGCTACTTGTTCTGACTGCAGGAACTGGGGATGTCTTGTGCATTGGTGTGCCCTCCCGCCACCAACCCCAGCTCAGGGCCCAGCACATACTGCACGAGATTCTATtattcccatgttacagatgaggaaacggaggctcagagaggccaatggacttgcccaagatcacatggaTGAGAGGCGGAGCTACGAACTGGGGACTGGAGAGGGGTTTGGGAAACTTGTGCACCTCGCCCTCCTCCAGCAAACTCCTCAAAGCCCCTCACCAGCGGGGCCTTCTCTTCTGTGTCCCGGAGGCCCAGTCGCAGGAGGCTCAGGTCCACCTCCAGGGAGCCATTGGCGTAGAAGCCGAAGCTGTTCAGGGGGATGTCTGCTCGCTTCTCCCCCTGCCGGAGACCAAGGAAGCAGAGGCGGGTCAGACTTCGTCTCACCAACTCAGCCCCACGGCTCTGGCGCGCGGTAGGAACAGGGTAGGCCCAGCTCCTCCAGCCACTGTTCTGAGAGTCCAGGAAGGgaaagcctggggcacctggaagTCTCCGCACCGGGTGAGCACCACCCCAAGAGCAGAATTATTTATCTTGGTGTGCCGAGCCTCGACCTCCCAGACAGTTTGTAGATTCCAAGATCCCAGTGAGTGCCCAGAGGACCCCATTCTAGAAAACCCAGGGACTCCCCTGGGAGGCGCCAAGGGCCCCAGCGCCCCCAGAGCGATCCCAAAAATTTAGAGGATTAAGGAGGGTGGGTAGTCCCTGGAGGTGAAGTCCCACCCCCAGTGGGCCGGGCACAACCCTAGCGTGGTCGGCCAGGCAACTCCACGCGAggtctgggggggcggggggggactcCTCGGACGAGACCACTCGGGGCCTGGAAGCGGGGGGCGGCGGACGGCTCCATCCCGCGTAAGAAGAGGGGGAAGTAGGACGAGACCACTCCACACCAGGGACTTCCTAGGAAGCAAAACTGCGTCCCCCGCCCCAGTCCGCCGCGCGACGGGACTCACCGTCAGCGCCAGCCGGTGGATGCGCCCGGAGCAGCCGCCCAAGAGCAGGAGCAGCAATAGCCGCTGCCCCCACTCCGCGGGGCTCCGACGGGCGAGCCCCCTCCTCTCACTCACTGCCATCTCTGGAGCCACCACCTCCCCAGACACCGCCTCTGACGCACCCACCCGCCAACGGGTGAGCCAATCGCCGCACGATGGGGGCCGACCCTCTGGCAGGTCAAGCCGTCCCAGCCAATCAGCGACCGTTTCCTCGAAAATCCGCACCACTCCCCCGCACGACGCGAAATGGACATCACCAGCTCCGAATGGGCTGCTGATACTGCTTAACCCGCCTCCACTCTCACCAATCACTAGAACGATTGTACTGATGTAATTTGATAAACAGTCCATCTAACCAATCTGATGGATCTGATGTCCAGCCCTTGAAGCGGAATTCCTTCACCCACGCCCAACTGAAGATCGGTCCAGGACTACATTACCCAGAACGCAGTGAGACCAGGCAGCGCTACAGGGCATTCAATAAACTACATTTCCCAACATCCCCAAGGACGGACTTCCTCTTTTTACCCTGGGGATGTGGCTCCCAGCCAGAGCACAGGCTTTTGGTAAACACGCACATCTGCCGAGGCCTTCCCTGTTCTAATCTTCCTGATCCACGAAGGACCGAAACCTCGTCCCAGGCTAAAATCTTGACCCCAGGATGACCTATGACCCCGGGCTGAATTCCAGCGTTAGGCGGAGCCTCCTTTATCTTAGAGTGAGGCAGCTAGTAGCCCACCCAAAGATCCCAGGCTGGGCTTGTCGACGGACTGAACACCAACCCCAGGCTGAGTCCTTACCTGCAACTGAGCCCGAACATCAGCCTGAAATCCAGACTTCCCCACTCCCTTCTGACCCTCGACCTACGCTGAGCCTGGGCCTTAATCTCCGGTTGAGCCCCCCACCTGGACTGAGCCCTGACCCCAGACTAGGCCTGACCTCTGGACCCTAGTTTGAGTCCAAGACCTCCTAGTGGGTAGCTGACCCCTCCGCTAAACTTCTGACCCCAGTCAGATCCCATCCCAAATGTGGTGCCGACCTGGAGTGAGTCCAAATTCCAATTTGAGTTTGAGGCCAGTGTTGAGACTCTTAATACCAGGCTAAGCCACTGAGGTCAGAACCCATGCCGA is a window of Zalophus californianus isolate mZalCal1 chromosome 1, mZalCal1.pri.v2, whole genome shotgun sequence DNA encoding:
- the GPR108 gene encoding protein GPR108 isoform X2; this encodes MDCLSNYISTIVLVIGESGGGLSSISSPFGAGDVHFASCGGVVRIFEETVADWLGRLDLPEGRPPSCGDWLTRWRVGASEAVSGEVVAPEMAVSERRGLARRSPAEWGQRLLLLLLLGGCSGRIHRLALTGEKRADIPLNSFGFYANGSLEVDLSLLRLGLRDTEEKAPLVGFSLTRARSGSIPSYSTQDPHDCPLWKNSSNLLVLFLINTKDLRVQVRKYGEQKKLFISPGLLPEVPSAPGPPKPELTVTPKVNSGTTTALDEAKSKPTVFQGEQQGLSGKDKELVLGLGHLNNSYNFSFHVVIGSRAEEGQYSLNFHNCYNSKPGQEQPFDITVMIREKNPEGFLSAAEIPLFKLYMVMSACFLAAGIFWVSVLCKNMYNVFKIHWLMAVLAFTKSISLLFHSINYYFINSQGHPIEGLAVMHYITHLLKGALLFITIALIGSGWAFIKYILSDKEKKIFGIVIPLQVLANVAYIVLESREEGASDYVFWKEILFLVDLICCGAILFPVVWSIRHLQDASGTDGKVAVNLAKLKLFQHYYVMVICYVYFTRIIAILLRVAMPFQWQWLYQLLVEGSTLAFFVLTGYKFQPAGNNPYLQLPQEDEEDMQMEQIMTDSGFQEGLSKVNKTASGRELL
- the GPR108 gene encoding protein GPR108 isoform X3, with the translated sequence MGSSGHSLGSWNLQTVWEVEARHTKINNSALGVVLTRCGDFQGEKRADIPLNSFGFYANGSLEVDLSLLRLGLRDTEEKAPLVGFSLTRARSGSIPSYSTQDPHDCPLWKNSSNLLVLFLINTKDLRVQVRKYGEQKKLFISPGLLPEVPSAPGPPKPELTVTPKVNSGTTTALDEAKSKPTVFQGEQQGLSGKDKELVLGLGHLNNSYNFSFHVVIGSRAEEGQYSLNFHNCYNSKPGQEQPFDITVMIREKNPEGFLSAAEIPLFKLYMVMSACFLAAGIFWVSVLCKNMYNVFKIHWLMAVLAFTKSISLLFHSINYYFINSQGHPIEGLAVMHYITHLLKGALLFITIALIGSGWAFIKYILSDKEKKIFGIVIPLQVLANVAYIVLESREEGASDYVFWKEILFLVDLICCGAILFPVVWSIRHLQDASGTDGKDFPPLGHRPERPSSIPLPFPSIVCARLSVAVNLAKLKLFQHYYVMVICYVYFTRIIAILLRVAMPFQWQWLYQLLVEGSTLAFFVLTGYKFQPAGNNPYLQLPQEDEEDMQMEQIMTDSGFQEGLSKVNKTASGRELL
- the GPR108 gene encoding protein GPR108 isoform X1, encoding MDCLSNYISTIVLVIGESGGGLSSISSPFGAGDVHFASCGGVVRIFEETVADWLGRLDLPEGRPPSCGDWLTRWRVGASEAVSGEVVAPEMAVSERRGLARRSPAEWGQRLLLLLLLGGCSGRIHRLALTGEKRADIPLNSFGFYANGSLEVDLSLLRLGLRDTEEKAPLVGFSLTRARSGSIPSYSTQDPHDCPLWKNSSNLLVLFLINTKDLRVQVRKYGEQKKLFISPGLLPEVPSAPGPPKPELTVTPKVNSGTTTALDEAKSKPTVFQGEQQGLSGKDKELVLGLGHLNNSYNFSFHVVIGSRAEEGQYSLNFHNCYNSKPGQEQPFDITVMIREKNPEGFLSAAEIPLFKLYMVMSACFLAAGIFWVSVLCKNMYNVFKIHWLMAVLAFTKSISLLFHSINYYFINSQGHPIEGLAVMHYITHLLKGALLFITIALIGSGWAFIKYILSDKEKKIFGIVIPLQVLANVAYIVLESREEGASDYVFWKEILFLVDLICCGAILFPVVWSIRHLQDASGTDGKDFPPLGHRPERPSSIPLPFPSIVCARLSVAVNLAKLKLFQHYYVMVICYVYFTRIIAILLRVAMPFQWQWLYQLLVEGSTLAFFVLTGYKFQPAGNNPYLQLPQEDEEDMQMEQIMTDSGFQEGLSKVNKTASGRELL